A genomic segment from Propioniciclava sp. MC1595 encodes:
- a CDS encoding gamma-glutamyltransferase family protein — protein MAPTSPSVYARRGVVCTSHPLAASAGLRILQAGGNAADAAIATAACLPVLEPCSNGLGSDAFALIWDGTTLHGLNGSGRAPAAASADALRERGLTEVPLFGWDAVTVPGMVRAWADVHARFGRLPFADVLAPAIEYAEQGAPVPPMVAWGWGRGVRAAEDRLAAQPDPACAHFAALFGPAPEVGELRAFPAMAATLRAIADSHGEDFYSGDLATRIVAFAEQTGGLLAASDLADHRSQWVEPISARYRDHEVWEIPPNGQGIAALLALTILDGLPAEQVADWHVQVEAVKLALADTHAVVADPDVVDVPAAELLSAAHADRRRALIGDVAVAPDPVDPRASDTVYLCATDDDGMMVSFIQSNFHGFGSQVVVPDTGISLQNRGSGFSLVPGHPNELAGGKRPFHTIIPGFLARGGEAVGPYGVMGGHMQAQGHVQVALHTVDGRLDPQAALDRPRWFWDAATGRVLVEDRADPAVVASLRERGHDVAIAEHPAVFGRGQAIWRTAGGYVAGSESRADGVPMGW, from the coding sequence ATGGCTCCGACGAGTCCCTCCGTGTACGCCCGCCGCGGCGTCGTCTGCACCTCCCACCCGCTGGCTGCGTCCGCGGGGCTCCGGATCCTCCAGGCCGGCGGCAACGCCGCCGACGCCGCGATCGCCACCGCCGCCTGCCTGCCGGTGCTCGAACCGTGCTCCAACGGGCTGGGCTCCGACGCGTTCGCGCTGATCTGGGACGGCACCACCCTGCACGGGCTCAACGGGTCGGGGCGCGCACCTGCCGCGGCGTCCGCGGACGCCCTGCGTGAGCGCGGGCTCACCGAGGTACCGCTGTTCGGCTGGGACGCCGTCACCGTTCCCGGCATGGTCCGGGCCTGGGCCGACGTGCACGCCCGCTTCGGCCGTCTCCCGTTCGCCGACGTCCTGGCCCCGGCCATCGAGTACGCCGAGCAGGGCGCGCCCGTCCCGCCCATGGTGGCGTGGGGCTGGGGCCGCGGCGTCCGGGCGGCCGAGGACCGGCTGGCCGCCCAGCCCGACCCGGCCTGCGCCCACTTCGCGGCGTTGTTCGGCCCGGCGCCCGAGGTCGGCGAGCTGCGCGCCTTCCCCGCGATGGCGGCCACCCTCCGCGCCATCGCCGACAGCCACGGCGAGGACTTCTACTCCGGCGACCTCGCCACCCGGATCGTCGCGTTCGCCGAGCAGACCGGCGGGCTGTTGGCGGCGTCCGACCTCGCCGACCACCGCAGCCAGTGGGTCGAGCCGATCAGCGCGCGCTACCGCGACCACGAGGTGTGGGAGATCCCGCCGAACGGGCAGGGCATCGCCGCGCTGCTGGCCCTGACCATCCTCGACGGGTTGCCGGCCGAACAGGTCGCAGACTGGCACGTGCAGGTCGAGGCCGTGAAGCTCGCCCTGGCCGACACGCACGCGGTGGTCGCCGACCCCGACGTCGTCGACGTGCCGGCCGCCGAGCTGCTCTCGGCCGCCCACGCCGACCGGCGGCGCGCCCTCATCGGTGACGTCGCGGTGGCCCCCGACCCGGTCGACCCGCGGGCGTCCGACACGGTCTACCTCTGCGCCACCGACGACGACGGGATGATGGTGAGCTTCATCCAGTCGAACTTCCACGGGTTCGGGTCGCAGGTGGTCGTGCCCGACACGGGCATCTCGCTGCAGAACCGGGGCTCGGGCTTCTCGCTCGTCCCGGGCCACCCCAACGAGCTCGCCGGCGGAAAGCGGCCGTTCCACACGATCATCCCGGGGTTTCTCGCCCGCGGCGGCGAGGCGGTCGGCCCGTACGGCGTGATGGGCGGGCACATGCAGGCCCAGGGGCACGTGCAGGTCGCGCTGCACACCGTCGACGGACGCCTCGACCCCCAGGCCGCCCTCGACCGGCCCCGCTGGTTCTGGGACGCCGCCACCGGCCGCGTGCTCGTCGAGGACAGGGCTGACCCGGCGGTGGTCGCCTCCCTGCGCGAGCGGGGCCACGACGTCGCCATCGCCGAACACCCCGCCGTCTTCGGGCGCGGGCAGGCGATCTGGCGCACCGCCGGCGGCTACGTGGCCGGGAGCGAGTCCCGGGCCGACGGCGTCCCGATGGGCTGGTGA
- a CDS encoding ATP-dependent DNA ligase: MPLPIALPVEPMLARAVPEVPRPRHPGELSYEPKWDGYRCIVARDGDRVELWSRSRKALTGYFPEVVAACRRHLPEQVVLDAELVVRSGEPGAQRLDWEALSVRIHPSAKRVAALAEQTPAELVCFDLLAIADLDLTPLPQRERRAALVQLLADLPDDAPLHVTRATEDPDEALAWFDAFEGAGLDGVVAKRTDAPYAPGQRTMMKVKHARTAEAVVIGYGWSKGASASANSVGSIHLGLYDDGELIPVGGIGAWSDAVRTQLAAILEPLVLMGAEAERAPRPKDMTRTGVREFVPVRPDLVVEVAFDQLEGKRFRHAAQFVRWRPDREPTSCTLDQVERAPAYDLDGVLRP; encoded by the coding sequence ATGCCGCTGCCGATCGCGCTCCCCGTCGAGCCGATGCTGGCGCGCGCGGTGCCGGAGGTGCCTCGGCCGAGGCACCCCGGCGAGCTGAGCTACGAGCCCAAGTGGGACGGCTACCGCTGCATCGTCGCCCGCGACGGCGACCGGGTCGAGCTGTGGAGCCGCTCCCGCAAGGCGTTGACCGGCTACTTCCCCGAGGTGGTCGCCGCGTGCCGCCGCCACCTCCCCGAGCAGGTGGTGCTGGACGCCGAACTGGTGGTCCGCAGCGGCGAGCCCGGCGCGCAGCGCCTCGACTGGGAGGCGCTCAGCGTGAGGATCCACCCCAGCGCGAAGCGGGTGGCCGCGCTGGCCGAGCAGACCCCGGCCGAGCTGGTGTGCTTCGACCTGCTCGCGATCGCCGACCTCGACCTGACCCCCCTCCCCCAGCGTGAGCGCCGGGCGGCGCTCGTCCAGCTGCTGGCCGACCTGCCCGACGACGCCCCGCTCCACGTGACCCGGGCCACCGAGGATCCCGACGAGGCCCTCGCCTGGTTCGACGCGTTCGAGGGGGCCGGACTCGACGGGGTGGTCGCCAAGCGCACCGACGCCCCGTACGCGCCCGGGCAGCGCACGATGATGAAGGTCAAGCACGCCCGCACCGCCGAGGCGGTGGTGATCGGCTACGGCTGGTCGAAGGGCGCGTCGGCCTCGGCGAACAGCGTCGGGTCGATCCACCTGGGCCTCTACGACGACGGCGAGCTGATCCCGGTGGGCGGCATCGGCGCGTGGTCCGACGCGGTCCGCACGCAGCTCGCCGCGATCCTCGAGCCGCTCGTCCTCATGGGGGCCGAGGCCGAGCGGGCACCGCGCCCGAAGGACATGACCCGCACCGGCGTCCGGGAGTTCGTGCCGGTGCGCCCCGACCTGGTGGTGGAGGTGGCCTTCGACCAGCTCGAGGGCAAGCGGTTCCGGCACGCGGCGCAGTTCGTGCGGTGGCGTCCGGACCGGGAGCCGACGTCGTGCACGCTCGACCAGGTCGAGCGGGCGCCAGCCTACGACCTCGACGGGGTCCTGCGGCCCTGA
- a CDS encoding asparaginase, which produces MSLQEAPVAAHVVRGGFVESVHRGLAVVTAPSGEVEQAWGDPATPILPRSSLKPLQAVAMLRAGAPLAGEALALACASHSGEQGHLDGVLASLAASGLGVDDLRNTAGRPIGDAALVAWLRAGHDDERLAHNCSGKHAGMLAACRAAGWDTDTYLDRGHPLQVLVAQVVEELGGEPIVATVTDGCGAPVHAFALAGLARAFARIAVATSGAEARVAEAMRAHPWFVGGTGRPDSVLMADVPGVIAKAGAESVIAIGLPDGRGVAVKTADGARAAEVVAASVLAGLGVDPDATARLGDVPVLGHGERVGSVVAVL; this is translated from the coding sequence ATGAGCCTGCAGGAAGCGCCGGTGGCCGCGCACGTCGTCCGTGGTGGTTTCGTCGAGTCGGTGCACCGCGGGCTGGCCGTGGTCACCGCGCCCTCGGGCGAGGTCGAGCAGGCGTGGGGCGACCCCGCGACCCCGATCCTCCCGCGCTCGTCCCTGAAGCCGTTGCAGGCCGTGGCGATGCTCCGGGCCGGTGCCCCGCTGGCGGGGGAGGCGCTCGCGCTCGCCTGCGCCTCGCACTCCGGTGAGCAGGGCCACCTGGACGGCGTGCTGGCCTCGCTCGCGGCGTCCGGCCTCGGCGTCGACGACCTGCGCAACACCGCCGGACGCCCCATCGGCGACGCCGCCCTCGTCGCGTGGCTGCGCGCCGGGCACGACGACGAGCGGCTGGCCCACAACTGCTCGGGCAAGCACGCCGGCATGCTGGCCGCCTGCCGCGCGGCGGGCTGGGACACCGACACCTACCTCGACCGCGGGCACCCCCTCCAGGTGCTGGTCGCCCAGGTCGTCGAGGAGCTGGGTGGGGAGCCGATCGTGGCCACCGTCACCGACGGGTGCGGCGCGCCCGTGCACGCGTTCGCGCTGGCGGGCCTGGCCCGCGCCTTCGCGCGGATCGCGGTCGCCACCTCCGGGGCCGAGGCGCGGGTCGCCGAGGCCATGCGCGCCCACCCGTGGTTCGTGGGCGGCACGGGCCGCCCTGACAGCGTGCTCATGGCCGACGTCCCCGGCGTGATCGCCAAGGCCGGCGCGGAGTCGGTCATCGCGATCGGCCTGCCCGACGGCCGAGGCGTCGCGGTGAAGACCGCCGACGGGGCCCGGGCGGCCGAGGTCGTGGCGGCGTCCGTGCTGGCGGGGCTCGGGGTCGACCCGGATGCCACCGCCCGGCTCGGTGATGTGCCGGTGCTCGGCCACGGCGAACGCGTGGGGTCGGTCGTCGCCGTCCTCTGA
- a CDS encoding rhomboid family intramembrane serine protease, with protein MTDHPSWPPQMQPPAGAPATCAYHPGRPAGVRCQRCGNPICGDCMVEAPVGHHCRRCLAQGMAMTRQAEGPYGGRRSTNPALTSLVLIGVNVAVWVAILASGGFAGTLSNLFALTPGGLCELGADTYVGVSPAGCAAEGGSFVPGPLNGGWWQILTSAFTHISVLHIAMNMLALWVLGPAIERVLGRARFLAVYVVSALTASALVMWLAPPTTTTLGASGAISGLMGALLVLVLRHKGDARTVLTWIGINVVITVLGSAGISWQGHLGGFLGGIAVTLLLVWLRKARPWQWMAVGSVGALALVAMAARVLAG; from the coding sequence GTGACCGACCACCCGTCCTGGCCCCCGCAGATGCAGCCCCCGGCCGGTGCGCCCGCCACCTGCGCGTACCACCCCGGACGCCCCGCCGGCGTCCGCTGCCAGCGCTGCGGAAACCCGATCTGTGGGGACTGCATGGTCGAGGCGCCCGTCGGCCACCACTGCCGCCGCTGCCTGGCCCAGGGCATGGCCATGACGCGCCAGGCCGAGGGCCCCTACGGCGGCCGGCGCAGCACGAACCCCGCGCTCACCTCGCTGGTCCTGATCGGCGTCAATGTGGCCGTGTGGGTGGCGATCCTCGCCTCGGGCGGGTTCGCCGGCACCCTGAGCAACCTGTTCGCCCTGACCCCCGGCGGCCTGTGCGAACTGGGCGCCGACACCTACGTGGGGGTCTCCCCCGCCGGCTGCGCGGCCGAGGGCGGCAGCTTCGTGCCCGGCCCCCTCAACGGTGGCTGGTGGCAGATCCTGACCTCGGCCTTCACCCACATCAGCGTGCTGCACATCGCGATGAACATGCTGGCGCTGTGGGTGCTGGGCCCCGCCATCGAGCGGGTGCTGGGCCGGGCGCGCTTCCTCGCGGTGTACGTCGTGTCGGCGCTGACGGCGTCCGCCCTCGTGATGTGGCTCGCGCCGCCGACGACGACCACGCTCGGGGCGTCCGGGGCGATCTCGGGCCTGATGGGCGCGCTGCTGGTGCTGGTGCTCCGCCACAAGGGTGACGCGCGCACCGTCCTGACGTGGATCGGCATCAACGTGGTCATCACGGTGCTCGGCAGCGCGGGCATCTCGTGGCAGGGCCACCTCGGCGGCTTCCTCGGCGGCATCGCCGTCACGCTGCTGCTGGTGTGGCTGCGCAAGGCACGGCCCTGGCAGTGGATGGCCGTCGGCAGCGTCGGCGCGCTCGCGCTCGTCGCGATGGCCGCCCGCGTGCTGGCGGGCTGA
- a CDS encoding LysM peptidoglycan-binding domain-containing protein: MGLFDSIKDALTTDDAERYGKAEKRLAEAEADAKAKADAEAAAAAQAKADADAAAAQAAEAEQLAATTLREYTVVKGDTLSAIGKRFGVKWRDIAELNDIKNPDLIFPGQVFKIPNA; the protein is encoded by the coding sequence GTGGGACTCTTCGACTCCATCAAGGACGCCCTGACCACCGACGACGCCGAGCGCTACGGGAAGGCCGAGAAGAGGCTCGCCGAGGCCGAGGCCGACGCGAAGGCCAAGGCGGACGCCGAGGCCGCCGCTGCCGCCCAGGCGAAGGCGGACGCCGACGCCGCGGCCGCCCAGGCTGCCGAGGCCGAGCAGCTGGCCGCGACCACGCTGCGGGAGTACACCGTCGTCAAGGGCGACACCCTCTCGGCGATCGGCAAGCGCTTCGGCGTGAAGTGGCGCGACATCGCCGAGCTGAACGACATCAAGAACCCCGACCTGATCTTCCCGGGCCAGGTGTTCAAGATCCCGAACGCCTGA
- the cysE gene encoding serine O-acetyltransferase yields MTEPVADHDIWATIRAEAERDMRAEPCLGGFLHESILRHNSLMEALGSLLSHKLSNPVMSPLTLLDLVEEAFARDHFIEESVLADLQAVVTRDPATRGYSQPLLYFKGFHAIQSFRIAHHFWVSNRVALALWLQSRISEVFAVDIHPGARIGRGIMFDHATSVVIGETAVIEDDFSMLHEVTLGGTGKVGGDRHPKIGRGVMIGAGAKVLGNIRVGEGAKIGAGSVVLDDVPPHTSVAGVPAKPISRTREPFPALEMDQRFDCEVES; encoded by the coding sequence ATGACCGAGCCTGTTGCTGACCACGACATCTGGGCCACCATCCGCGCCGAGGCGGAGCGGGACATGCGGGCCGAGCCCTGCCTGGGCGGGTTCCTGCACGAGTCGATCCTGCGCCACAACTCGCTGATGGAGGCGCTGGGCAGCCTGCTGTCGCACAAGCTCTCCAACCCGGTGATGTCGCCGCTGACCCTGCTCGACCTCGTCGAGGAGGCCTTCGCGCGCGACCACTTCATCGAGGAGTCGGTGCTGGCCGACCTGCAGGCCGTCGTCACCCGCGACCCGGCCACCCGCGGCTACAGCCAGCCGCTGCTGTACTTCAAGGGCTTCCACGCGATCCAGAGCTTCCGGATCGCGCACCACTTCTGGGTGTCGAACCGCGTCGCGCTGGCCCTGTGGCTGCAGTCGCGCATCTCGGAGGTGTTCGCGGTCGACATCCACCCCGGCGCGCGCATCGGCCGCGGCATCATGTTCGACCACGCCACCTCGGTGGTCATCGGCGAGACCGCCGTCATCGAGGACGACTTCTCGATGCTGCACGAGGTCACCCTCGGCGGTACCGGCAAGGTCGGCGGTGACCGCCACCCGAAGATCGGGCGCGGCGTCATGATCGGCGCCGGCGCGAAGGTGCTCGGCAACATCCGCGTGGGCGAGGGGGCAAAGATCGGCGCCGGTTCGGTCGTGCTCGACGACGTGCCGCCGCACACGTCGGTGGCCGGCGTCCCGGCCAAGCCGATCAGCAGGACGCGCGAGCCGTTCCCCGCCCTGGAGATGGACCAGCGCTTCGACTGCGAGGTGGAGTCGTGA
- a CDS encoding DinB family protein — MTEPLSPTSPPEPVAGDTKDWTWVLERPCPECGFDPAKVSVERIPALITDAAGRFALALQQADAGVRTREGVWSTVEYGQHVADVLEVMTDRLEAILAEDGGEARFDDWDQDAAATEKEYWRANTHVTAILVKERAAAAAEAWSEPEGEQWDWPGVRSNGSRFTARTLGTYLVHDLVHHLHDVRA, encoded by the coding sequence GTGACCGAGCCCCTGAGCCCCACGTCGCCCCCCGAACCGGTCGCCGGCGACACCAAGGACTGGACGTGGGTGCTCGAGCGCCCCTGCCCCGAGTGCGGCTTCGACCCGGCGAAGGTGTCGGTCGAGCGCATCCCGGCCCTCATCACGGACGCCGCGGGCCGGTTCGCGCTCGCGCTCCAGCAGGCGGACGCCGGGGTGCGCACCCGCGAGGGCGTCTGGTCGACCGTGGAGTACGGCCAGCACGTCGCCGACGTGCTCGAGGTCATGACGGACCGGCTCGAGGCCATCCTCGCCGAGGATGGCGGGGAGGCCCGCTTCGACGACTGGGACCAGGACGCCGCCGCCACCGAGAAGGAGTACTGGCGCGCCAACACCCACGTGACCGCGATCCTCGTCAAGGAGCGCGCCGCGGCCGCCGCCGAGGCGTGGAGCGAGCCCGAGGGCGAGCAGTGGGACTGGCCGGGTGTGCGCAGCAACGGGTCGCGCTTCACCGCCCGCACGCTGGGCACCTACCTCGTGCACGACCTGGTCCACCACCTCCACGACGTGAGGGCCTGA
- a CDS encoding LCP family protein, which produces MTRTDDEDWLYRRGRHADGSGERRQDGVPPPMPPPPPPASADTTRYGPPTPVGHHGAPRSAPPPGAPRTPHPQGPPQAPPPQAAPVARPRRRRPVVRWLVALVLAYLLGIPLLTWPFMPRVDATPSGDRPADTPGYVFVLAGSDSREGLSKEEQDRLGTGSDAGRRTDTIMLLYVPPTGRAALISVPRDSYVAIPGHGKNKINASYALGGPELLVETVEQNTGLHVDGFAEIGFGGFAGVVDAVGGIEMCPEKAIKDPQANLDIQGGCQLMDGPTALGYVRMRKQDPRGDIGRAERQREMVGALAKKALSPMTILLPPRWFGLNWSLSRGITVGEGTGPGEFFGLAQGGLRIATGRGDTLVVPVGDTGAQTAAGSSVLWDTKKAEAMFAAMARGEGDLSAYA; this is translated from the coding sequence GTGACCCGCACCGACGACGAGGACTGGCTCTACCGCCGCGGCCGTCATGCCGACGGCTCCGGCGAGCGACGGCAGGACGGCGTCCCGCCGCCGATGCCACCGCCGCCTCCTCCGGCGTCCGCCGACACCACGCGCTACGGCCCTCCCACCCCGGTCGGCCACCACGGGGCGCCGCGCTCCGCGCCCCCGCCCGGCGCTCCGCGGACCCCGCACCCGCAGGGACCGCCGCAGGCCCCGCCGCCCCAGGCCGCCCCCGTGGCCCGGCCGCGCCGGCGGCGTCCGGTCGTGCGGTGGCTGGTGGCGCTCGTCCTGGCCTACCTGCTCGGCATCCCGCTGCTGACGTGGCCGTTCATGCCGCGCGTCGACGCCACGCCCTCCGGCGACCGGCCGGCCGACACGCCCGGGTACGTGTTCGTGCTCGCCGGGTCGGACTCGCGCGAGGGTCTCTCCAAGGAGGAGCAGGACCGCCTCGGCACGGGCAGCGACGCGGGTCGGCGCACCGACACGATCATGCTGCTGTACGTGCCCCCCACGGGCCGGGCGGCGCTCATCTCGGTGCCCCGTGACAGCTACGTCGCGATCCCGGGGCACGGCAAGAACAAGATCAACGCCTCCTACGCGCTCGGCGGGCCCGAACTCCTGGTCGAGACGGTCGAGCAGAACACCGGTCTGCACGTCGACGGCTTCGCCGAAATCGGCTTCGGCGGCTTCGCTGGGGTCGTGGACGCCGTGGGCGGCATCGAGATGTGCCCCGAGAAGGCGATCAAGGACCCGCAGGCCAACCTGGACATCCAGGGCGGCTGCCAGCTCATGGACGGCCCCACCGCGCTGGGCTACGTGCGCATGCGCAAGCAGGACCCGCGCGGCGACATCGGCCGCGCCGAGCGCCAGCGCGAGATGGTCGGCGCCCTGGCCAAGAAGGCCCTGTCGCCGATGACGATCCTGCTGCCCCCGCGCTGGTTCGGGCTGAACTGGTCGCTCTCACGCGGCATCACCGTCGGCGAGGGCACGGGCCCGGGGGAGTTCTTCGGCCTCGCCCAGGGCGGCCTGCGCATCGCAACCGGCCGCGGTGACACGCTGGTCGTCCCCGTCGGCGACACCGGCGCCCAGACGGCTGCCGGCTCGTCGGTGCTCTGGGACACCAAGAAGGCCGAGGCGATGTTCGCCGCCATGGCCCGTGGCGAGGGGGACCTCAGCGCGTACGCGTGA
- a CDS encoding lytic transglycosylase domain-containing protein gives MPFLSPLRAVAASALALAVATTTGVVLAETPAPSYAVPAQVDAAALAVLEAEQRQALITSRAQEREELAASVQQLAQQRTAALAETGSKIDATEKAVQERLAAEKAEAERLAEEARKAEEARKAEEARKAEEAKKAQAAKKAAATPKGGTRAQNKELGRQLALQLYGWGGDQFKCYDNIIMRESLWDQYADNPNSSAYGIPQALPGKRMASEGADWRTNPATQIKWGLKYVKERYGTPCRAWSFKRANGWY, from the coding sequence GTGCCCTTCCTGTCTCCCCTCCGCGCGGTGGCCGCGTCTGCGCTGGCCCTGGCCGTCGCGACGACCACCGGTGTGGTGCTGGCCGAGACGCCCGCCCCGTCCTACGCCGTGCCCGCGCAGGTCGACGCCGCGGCCCTCGCCGTGCTCGAGGCCGAGCAGCGCCAGGCGCTGATCACCAGCCGCGCGCAGGAGCGCGAGGAGCTCGCCGCGTCCGTGCAGCAGCTCGCCCAGCAGCGCACCGCGGCCCTCGCCGAGACGGGCTCGAAGATCGACGCGACCGAGAAGGCCGTCCAGGAGCGGCTCGCCGCCGAGAAGGCCGAGGCCGAGCGGCTGGCCGAGGAGGCCCGGAAGGCGGAGGAGGCCCGCAAGGCCGAAGAGGCGAGGAAGGCCGAGGAGGCCAAGAAGGCCCAGGCCGCCAAGAAGGCCGCCGCCACGCCCAAGGGCGGCACCCGCGCCCAGAACAAGGAGCTCGGCCGCCAGCTGGCCCTGCAGCTGTACGGCTGGGGCGGCGACCAGTTCAAGTGCTACGACAACATCATCATGCGCGAGTCCCTGTGGGACCAGTACGCCGACAACCCCAACTCGAGCGCCTACGGCATCCCCCAGGCCCTGCCCGGCAAGCGGATGGCCTCCGAGGGCGCCGACTGGCGCACCAACCCGGCGACCCAGATCAAGTGGGGCCTGAAGTACGTCAAGGAGCGCTACGGCACCCCGTGCCGGGCCTGGTCGTTCAAGCGCGCCAACGGCTGGTACTGA
- a CDS encoding helix-turn-helix domain-containing protein — protein MTEREGAAPKGGAAHLDDETISARARALSSPVRWRVLRACLDEALTNKELADLLGVNPGSMLHHVRTLVGTGFLAPGETRRGARNAIEIPYRTTDLVWAAGRSSAGFGDFLLEEVEVAETQGEARAWRTFIPADEALSSELQERLESLLAEFRDRGEALESAPRTLSVVVSLRPQSS, from the coding sequence ATGACCGAGCGAGAGGGCGCCGCCCCGAAGGGCGGAGCCGCCCACCTCGACGACGAGACCATCTCGGCGCGTGCGCGCGCCCTGTCGTCGCCCGTGCGTTGGCGCGTCCTGCGGGCCTGCCTGGACGAGGCCCTGACCAACAAGGAACTGGCCGACCTGCTGGGGGTCAACCCCGGTTCGATGCTGCACCACGTGCGCACGCTGGTCGGCACCGGGTTCCTCGCCCCGGGCGAGACCCGTCGCGGGGCGCGCAACGCCATCGAGATCCCGTACCGCACGACCGACCTCGTCTGGGCGGCGGGCCGCAGTTCGGCGGGCTTCGGTGACTTCCTGCTCGAGGAGGTCGAGGTCGCCGAGACCCAGGGCGAGGCGAGGGCGTGGCGCACGTTCATCCCGGCCGACGAGGCCCTGTCGAGCGAGCTTCAGGAGCGCCTGGAGTCGCTGCTCGCCGAGTTCCGCGACCGCGGCGAGGCCCTCGAGAGCGCCCCCCGCACCCTGTCGGTCGTCGTCAGCCTCCGGCCGCAGTCCTCCTGA
- a CDS encoding HAD family hydrolase — MTDLRWPTVLFDFDGTLGNTIPLILASYRHTIERFGLAPADDATILSWIGRTLPDMFTELAGAERAPELIDAYSAWQADNVAAHLVAYPGVDELLVYLAAAGARLGIATSRRRPSAEALLAALGLHEHLPLLVAMEDTPHHKPHAAPLLMAAERIGADPADCVYVGDAVVDLGAAHNAGMAGIGVTWGAGLPDALAAQPSAGVVDTVDQLRALLLA, encoded by the coding sequence GTGACCGATCTCCGCTGGCCGACCGTGCTGTTCGACTTCGACGGGACGCTGGGCAACACGATCCCGCTGATCCTGGCGTCGTACCGCCACACCATCGAGCGGTTCGGGCTGGCGCCGGCCGACGACGCCACGATCCTGTCCTGGATCGGGCGCACCCTGCCCGACATGTTCACCGAGCTCGCCGGCGCCGAGCGCGCGCCCGAGCTCATCGACGCGTACTCGGCCTGGCAGGCCGACAACGTGGCCGCGCACCTCGTCGCCTATCCCGGGGTCGACGAGCTGCTGGTCTACCTCGCCGCCGCAGGTGCCCGGCTGGGCATCGCCACGTCGCGGCGCCGGCCGAGCGCCGAGGCGCTCCTGGCCGCGCTGGGGCTGCACGAGCACCTGCCGCTGCTGGTCGCCATGGAGGACACCCCGCACCACAAGCCGCACGCGGCCCCGCTGCTGATGGCCGCCGAGCGCATCGGCGCCGATCCGGCCGACTGCGTCTACGTCGGCGACGCCGTGGTCGACCTTGGCGCCGCCCACAACGCGGGTATGGCCGGCATCGGCGTCACGTGGGGCGCCGGGCTGCCCGACGCCCTCGCCGCCCAGCCCTCGGCGGGCGTGGTCGACACGGTCGACCAGCTGCGCGCGCTGCTGCTGGCCTGA
- a CDS encoding DUF2332 domain-containing protein, whose product MKGAHAYAAMPIDELYRWFAGEADPTSPTWGDLCRWVADTPELLARLDALPGTKRQPNLFLGAIRYLDGPLVGGPGFLAWVEQNWDAVERLILSRSTQTNEPGRCAVLAPVLASLPQPVVLGELGASAGLCLLPDRYPWLDAPGLVVAARWGLDANPLDASDPDDARWLRALVWPGEDAREARLVAALAVAAEDAPEVVRGVLPDDLGWFLAETVRRAEAAGATPVVFHSPTLAYLARADRDAVVAEIRASGVRWVSFEGPTVVTELRGRVPDDGRPHFVLALDGEPVARCSPHGAWVDWLG is encoded by the coding sequence ATGAAGGGTGCGCACGCCTACGCCGCGATGCCGATCGACGAGCTGTACCGCTGGTTCGCCGGCGAGGCCGACCCCACGTCGCCCACCTGGGGCGACCTCTGCCGCTGGGTGGCCGACACCCCGGAGCTCCTCGCGCGCCTCGACGCCCTGCCCGGCACGAAGCGCCAACCCAACCTCTTCCTCGGGGCGATCCGGTACCTGGACGGGCCGCTCGTCGGCGGGCCCGGGTTCCTCGCGTGGGTCGAGCAGAACTGGGACGCCGTCGAGCGGCTCATCCTCTCCCGGTCCACCCAGACCAACGAACCCGGCCGCTGTGCCGTCCTCGCGCCGGTCCTGGCCTCGCTGCCGCAACCGGTCGTGCTGGGCGAGCTCGGGGCGTCCGCGGGGTTGTGCCTGCTGCCCGACCGCTACCCGTGGCTGGACGCCCCGGGCCTGGTCGTCGCCGCCCGGTGGGGGCTGGACGCCAACCCGCTCGATGCGTCCGACCCCGACGACGCGCGGTGGTTGCGCGCGCTGGTCTGGCCGGGCGAGGACGCCCGCGAGGCCCGGCTGGTCGCGGCCCTCGCCGTCGCCGCCGAGGACGCGCCCGAGGTGGTGCGGGGGGTGCTCCCCGACGACCTGGGGTGGTTCCTGGCCGAGACAGTCCGCCGCGCCGAGGCCGCCGGCGCCACCCCGGTCGTGTTCCACTCCCCGACGCTGGCCTACCTCGCCCGGGCCGACCGGGACGCCGTGGTGGCAGAGATCCGGGCCAGCGGCGTGCGGTGGGTCAGCTTCGAGGGCCCGACCGTGGTGACCGAGCTGCGCGGGCGGGTGCCCGACGACGGCCGGCCCCACTTCGTGCTCGCGCTCGACGGCGAGCCCGTCGCCCGGTGCAGCCCGCACGGCGCCTGGGTCGACTGGCTAGGGTGA